From one Rhodamnia argentea isolate NSW1041297 chromosome 1, ASM2092103v1, whole genome shotgun sequence genomic stretch:
- the LOC115738910 gene encoding probable DNA primase large subunit → MQSLGTRRVYHQNDAVSTLPLYRSAPPLEVRLEDFEAFAVDRLRVLKAISDGLSRGKKPEEMEKLVEELWKTHMKQPKLSEAGNKDVISHFVLRLVYCRTEDLRKWFLSMETMLFRYRFKLQSPEAQRALMADLDLPYKAVNTAEFESVKDKVSQVARSIVQPPPTEDAKFYKVPFEEVPELVASRRVYIHQGNAYVAMNQVVSLVVTQFRSFLSKALILTNRKWTSSIKEQEKDRLTPIVEELSTSYLGPDYSQPRESAEISLKDIDHLAKSSFPLCMRHLYEKLKEDHHLKHGGRMQLGLFLKGVGLNLDDALAFWRAEFSQKVGAERFDKEYAYNIRHNYGREGKRTDYTPFSCQKVISSTPGVGDHHGCPFRHFSEENLRAALGRMGVGNRGMDDIIDKVRNRHYQVACTLTFEAVHGSTCDAGINHPNQYFIDSQKVLQSKLLEYMSIKDAEETIILLANISNCEPAHHVKQKNF, encoded by the exons atgcAGAGCCTTGGAACGCGGAGGGTTTACCACCAGAACGACGCCGTCTCCACGCTTCCTCTCTATCGCTCAGCTCCGCCACTCGAGGTCAGGCTCGAGGACTTCGAGGCTTTCGCCGTCGATCGCCTCCGAG TTCTTAAGGCGATCTCCGATGGATTATCCCGAGGAAAGAAGCCCGAGGAGATGGAAAAGCTG GTTGAAGAACTGTGGAAAACGCACATGAAACAGCCCAAGCTGTCGGAGGCTGGCAACAAGGATGTCATCTCTCATTTCGTCCTGCGTCTCGTGTACTGTAGAAC TGAGGATTTACGGAAGTGGTTTCTCTCAATGGAGACGATGCTCTTCCGATACCGTTTCAAGCTTCAAAGTCCAGAAGCTCAG AGAGCACTTATGGCTGATCTTGACCTCCCCTACAAGGCAGTTAATACTGCAGAATTTGAG AGTGTGAAGGATAAAGTGAGCCAGGTTGCACGTTCCATTGTTCAGCCTCCGCCAACAG AGGATGCTAAATTTTACAAG GTACCTTTTGAAGAAGTTCCAGAACTTGTAGCTAGCCGCAGGGTGTATATTCATCAAGGAAATGCATATGTTGCTATGAATCAG gtGGTTTCACTTGTTGTTACACAGTTCCGTAGTTTTCTGTCAAAGGCGCTCATCCTGACAAACAG GAAATGGACCTCGTCTATCAAAGAACAAGAGAAAGATCGCTTGACCCCT ATTGTTGAAGAGTTGTCAACGAGCTACTTGGGTCCTGATTATTCACAG CCAAGAGAATCTGCTGAAATATCACTAAAAGATATAGATCACTTGGCTAAGAGTTCATTCCCTCTCTGTATGCGTCACCTCTATGAAAAG TTGAAAGAAGACCATCATTTAAAGCATGGAGGGAGAATGCAATTAGGTCTCTTTCTCAAG GGAGTTGGCTTGAATCTGGATGATGCACTTGCATTCTGGAGAGCTGAATTCTCCCAAAAG GTTGGTGCTGAAAGGTTTGACAAAGAGTATGCTTATAACATACGACACAATTatggaagagaaggaaaaagaaca GATTACACACCTTTTTCTTGTCAAAAGGTCATTTCATCAACTCCTGGCGTTGGGGATCATCATGGGTGTCCTTTCCGACATTTCAG TGAAGAAAATCTAAGGGCTGCTCTTGGTAGAATGGGAGTAGGTAATCGAGGAATGGACGACATAATTGACAAAGTGCGAAACCGACATTATCAG GTTGCATGTACATTAACATTTGAAGCTGTTCATGGATCAACATGTGATGCTGGCATCAATCATCCCAATCAGTACTTTATTGACAGCCAAAAGGTTCTGCAGTCTAAG CTCTTAGAATACATGTCCATCAAGGATGCTGAAGAGACAATTATCTTGCTTGCAAACATATCAAATTGTG AACCAGCCCACCATGTAAAGCAGAAGAATTTCTGA